A genomic segment from Pseudoalteromonas nigrifaciens encodes:
- a CDS encoding DUF3450 domain-containing protein has translation MKGVKPLIIAGIVAASAAVHANDLNKVIDKSSEITKSAAQSQTKIDKIADSMQGRLQQFKTLNKEIDGLAVYNAQLTKQLNNQIAEMQSMNLSMDQVSIIERQITPLMMRMITGLEQFVLLDVPFLKDEREKRLTSLKAMMERADITSSEKFRRVLEAYQVEVDYGRTIEAYSALLEVDGKEREVDFLRIGRLELIYLTRDSKLAGSWDTQTKTFAALPDSTISQINKGLRIARKQLAPDMLTLPVHAAR, from the coding sequence ATGAAAGGCGTTAAACCATTAATTATAGCTGGTATTGTGGCCGCAAGTGCCGCTGTACACGCAAACGATTTAAATAAGGTTATTGATAAAAGCAGTGAAATTACTAAATCGGCTGCGCAATCACAAACAAAAATAGACAAGATTGCAGATTCAATGCAAGGGCGTCTGCAACAGTTTAAAACTCTTAATAAAGAAATTGATGGTTTAGCTGTGTATAACGCTCAGCTTACAAAACAGTTAAATAACCAAATTGCAGAAATGCAATCGATGAATCTCTCTATGGATCAGGTTTCAATTATTGAGCGTCAAATTACGCCACTAATGATGCGCATGATCACCGGCCTTGAACAGTTTGTATTACTCGATGTACCATTTTTAAAAGACGAACGTGAAAAGCGTTTAACCTCTTTAAAAGCCATGATGGAACGTGCCGATATTACCTCTAGCGAAAAGTTCCGCCGCGTACTCGAAGCCTACCAAGTAGAAGTTGATTATGGCCGTACTATTGAAGCCTACAGCGCACTGCTTGAGGTAGATGGTAAAGAGCGCGAAGTCGATTTTTTACGCATTGGTCGCTTAGAGCTCATTTACTTAACCCGTGATAGTAAATTAGCTGGCAGCTGGGATACACAAACAAAAACGTTTGCAGCACTTCCAGACTCAACCATTAGCCAAATTAATAAAGGTTTACGCATTGCGCGTAAGCAACTTGCCCCAGATATGTTAACTCTGCCAGTTCACGCAGCACGATAA
- a CDS encoding MotA/TolQ/ExbB proton channel family protein, translated as MKLFTQMTKMAVLAASISFTCASVAAEPMDLDSLLKNLEQGKSAQSVQNTQREQQFTARQNEQVKMLKDTQAKRSQMLSESERLETQFEENEIKLANLTDTLSKRMGSLKELFGVLQQVAGDSSNKFATSVVSAEIPGRSVFMDDLAQKMGSTSQLASIEDIEKVWYELQREMTEQGKVSRFNTQVIIEGGNKAEQEVVRVGAFNLISNGKYLEYSPSTNTLSELTRQPVSRYTSTAGDLQQAKNGIVQFALDPTGGSILGLLVQAPDTAEQVHQGGAVGYVILGVGLLALLIAIERFVSLLLVGGKIRRQLKDTVARDDNPLGRVMKVKDDYPNVAYDTLELKLSEAILREMPKITRNLTLIKIISVVAPLLGLLGTVTGMINTFQAITLFGTGDPKLMAGGISQALVTTVLGLVVAIPTVFIYTILNTRAKSLLLILQEQSAGIIAKRSEKGA; from the coding sequence ATGAAATTGTTTACTCAAATGACAAAAATGGCCGTACTTGCTGCAAGTATAAGTTTTACATGCGCAAGTGTAGCAGCAGAGCCAATGGATTTAGATTCATTACTTAAAAACCTTGAACAAGGTAAATCTGCGCAAAGTGTGCAAAATACTCAGCGTGAACAACAGTTTACTGCGCGTCAAAACGAGCAAGTAAAAATGCTAAAAGACACGCAAGCAAAGCGTAGCCAAATGCTTAGTGAATCAGAGCGTTTAGAAACACAGTTTGAAGAAAACGAAATTAAACTGGCTAATTTAACCGATACTCTATCAAAGCGTATGGGATCACTTAAAGAATTGTTTGGTGTGTTGCAACAAGTGGCAGGCGATTCAAGCAATAAGTTTGCTACCTCTGTGGTATCGGCAGAAATACCAGGGCGAAGTGTTTTTATGGACGATCTGGCACAAAAAATGGGATCTACTTCACAACTTGCTTCAATCGAAGATATTGAAAAAGTGTGGTACGAGCTACAACGTGAAATGACCGAGCAAGGCAAAGTGAGCCGCTTTAATACTCAGGTTATTATTGAAGGTGGTAACAAAGCAGAGCAAGAAGTTGTGCGTGTTGGTGCTTTTAACCTTATTTCCAACGGTAAATATTTAGAGTACAGCCCAAGTACAAATACGCTAAGTGAGCTTACTCGCCAGCCCGTATCGCGCTATACATCAACCGCAGGCGATTTACAGCAGGCTAAAAACGGTATTGTACAGTTTGCACTAGACCCAACCGGTGGCTCAATTTTAGGTTTACTAGTACAAGCGCCAGATACCGCTGAGCAAGTACACCAAGGCGGCGCTGTTGGTTACGTTATTTTAGGTGTGGGTTTATTAGCACTGTTAATTGCAATTGAGCGTTTCGTATCTTTATTGCTAGTGGGTGGCAAAATTCGCCGTCAACTTAAAGACACGGTTGCTCGCGACGATAATCCACTAGGCCGTGTTATGAAAGTAAAAGACGACTACCCAAATGTAGCCTACGACACCCTAGAGCTTAAATTAAGCGAAGCTATACTGCGTGAAATGCCAAAAATAACCCGTAACTTAACCCTGATTAAAATTATTTCAGTAGTGGCTCCGCTGCTAGGTTTACTTGGTACAGTTACCGGGATGATCAATACCTTCCAAGCCATTACCTTATTTGGCACCGGGGATCCTAAGCTCATGGCAGGCGGTATTTCACAAGCGCTTGTAACAACAGTACTTGGCTTAGTTGTGGCAATACCCACAGTATTTATTTACACCATACTCAACACCCGAGCAAAAAGCTTACTGCTTATTTTACAAGAGCAAAGCGCGGGCATTATTGCAAAACGAAGTGAAAAAGGAGCATAA
- a CDS encoding MotA/TolQ/ExbB proton channel family protein, with amino-acid sequence MVLLIDSINAIRDFLDTGGQVLLVIGVLIFAMWLLILERFIYFFNGFRGYKKTIKNSWLKRNERNSWNAEQIRQAMISRASMRLNANLALINVMVALCPLLGLLGTVTGMIEVFDVMAITGTGSARSMASGVSKATIPTMAGMVGALSGVFASTYLQRRAKREVALLEDSMVLDH; translated from the coding sequence ATGGTGCTATTGATTGATTCAATCAATGCTATCCGTGATTTTCTCGACACTGGTGGCCAAGTTCTCTTGGTCATTGGGGTGTTAATCTTCGCGATGTGGTTATTGATACTCGAGCGATTTATTTACTTTTTTAATGGTTTTCGTGGTTACAAAAAAACCATCAAAAATAGTTGGCTTAAGCGCAACGAGCGTAATAGCTGGAATGCAGAACAAATTCGCCAAGCGATGATCTCACGCGCCAGTATGCGCCTTAACGCTAACTTAGCACTTATTAATGTGATGGTTGCATTGTGTCCGCTACTTGGTCTACTTGGCACAGTAACAGGAATGATTGAAGTGTTTGATGTTATGGCAATTACAGGTACAGGCAGTGCGCGCTCTATGGCGTCGGGTGTATCTAAAGCAACTATTCCAACTATGGCAGGCATGGTCGGTGCGTTATCTGGGGTATTTGCCTCAACGTACTTACAACGCCGGGCTAAACGTGAAGTAGCGCTACTTGAAGACAGCATGGTTTTAGACCATTAA
- a CDS encoding ExbD/TolR family protein: MRAPLGNLFQEDEAEEINMTPMLDVVFIMLIFFIVTASFVKESGIDVNRPEAATAVKKERANILVAISDTGEIWINKRQIDVRAVQANIERLKAENPQGSVVIQADKKSTTDTLIKVMDAARAAGVFDVSIAAQEA; the protein is encoded by the coding sequence ATGAGAGCCCCATTAGGAAACCTATTTCAAGAAGACGAAGCAGAAGAAATAAACATGACCCCCATGCTAGATGTGGTATTTATCATGCTTATTTTCTTTATTGTGACCGCCTCATTCGTAAAAGAGTCGGGTATTGATGTTAACCGCCCCGAAGCCGCCACTGCGGTTAAAAAAGAACGCGCTAATATTTTGGTCGCTATTTCAGACACAGGTGAAATTTGGATTAATAAACGCCAAATAGATGTGCGTGCGGTGCAGGCAAATATTGAGCGTTTAAAAGCCGAAAACCCACAAGGGAGCGTGGTTATTCAAGCAGATAAAAAGTCGACCACGGATACTTTAATTAAAGTAATGGATGCAGCGCGCGCCGCGGGTGTGTTTGATGTGTCGATTGCGGCCCAAGAAGCCTAA
- a CDS encoding energy transducer TonB: MRYLIAFVIAILVTFMLFLSMQALITGGEGAMSEPAKGNVLDFVRLKKEESLQTKQRKPQKPPTPKEPPPPMESPKMQNSDANAKANNFDFAANVDAEVNLAGGLALESSDGEYLPIVKVAPVYPRRALSRGIEGYVIVEFTVTKQGTVRDPQVLKAEPESLFDRAAMDAALKFKYKPRVVNGEAVEVAGVQNKISFQISG, translated from the coding sequence ATGCGTTATTTAATAGCATTTGTAATAGCCATTTTAGTAACCTTTATGCTGTTTTTAAGCATGCAGGCACTTATTACTGGTGGTGAGGGCGCAATGAGCGAACCTGCAAAGGGGAACGTGCTTGACTTTGTACGGCTTAAAAAAGAAGAAAGCTTACAAACAAAACAGCGCAAACCACAAAAACCACCCACACCCAAAGAGCCGCCACCACCAATGGAGTCACCAAAAATGCAAAACAGCGATGCCAATGCAAAAGCTAATAATTTTGACTTTGCGGCCAATGTTGATGCCGAGGTGAATTTAGCCGGTGGTTTAGCCCTTGAATCAAGTGATGGTGAATACCTGCCCATTGTAAAAGTGGCGCCAGTGTACCCAAGGCGCGCACTGTCTCGTGGGATTGAAGGCTACGTTATTGTTGAGTTTACAGTAACCAAACAAGGTACAGTTCGCGACCCTCAGGTATTAAAGGCAGAGCCTGAATCGCTATTTGACCGAGCGGCGATGGATGCAGCCCTTAAATTTAAATATAAGCCCCGCGTAGTTAATGGTGAAGCCGTTGAAGTTGCGGGAGTACAGAACAAAATATCTTTCCAGATAAGCGGTTAA
- a CDS encoding tetratricopeptide repeat protein produces the protein MKLQPIAVIFKLTLFCTATISASIVTPSALSLLPGVSAFTAQAAEQKTKRVPALREKVYSQLARAQKLADDGDVKAGLEALDSIQDRASSMNSYEIAMMHNFYGFIYYNENDLPKAIAAFEKVVAEEGIPETLRLSTTFSLAQLAMANSDYNKVITFLDQWDAINTKDKPESYYVLRAQTYYQLKDYQQGLNYITQAITLSDSEGKVPKENWLVLQRAMYYSLNQTDKVVKVLERMVKLYNKPEYWVQLAGMYGETGQEKQQLAIIEAAYQQGFLTSKSDLRQLAQVYLYNGLAYKAAIVMSKAIEAGIAEQTAKNYAFVAEAMIQAKEDAQSIKYFVKAAQLSSSGNYDQRLAQVYVNTEQYEEAADSARKALDKGNLDFESNAFVALGMAQFNLQNFDASILAFEQAQIHKKSQRLAKQWIKYVKREKIHAETLKTALL, from the coding sequence ATGAAATTACAACCAATAGCAGTTATTTTTAAATTAACACTTTTTTGCACCGCAACAATAAGCGCAAGTATTGTAACCCCCAGTGCACTTAGTTTATTACCAGGTGTGAGTGCTTTTACAGCGCAAGCCGCAGAGCAAAAAACCAAACGAGTACCGGCCCTGCGTGAAAAAGTATATAGCCAGTTAGCGCGAGCCCAAAAGCTTGCCGACGATGGAGATGTTAAAGCAGGCCTTGAAGCGCTTGATTCTATACAAGATCGCGCATCAAGCATGAACTCCTACGAAATTGCAATGATGCATAACTTTTATGGCTTTATTTATTACAACGAAAACGATTTACCCAAAGCAATAGCCGCGTTTGAAAAAGTAGTCGCTGAGGAGGGTATTCCAGAAACATTACGTTTAAGCACTACGTTTAGTTTGGCTCAATTGGCAATGGCTAACAGTGACTACAACAAAGTAATTACGTTTTTAGACCAATGGGATGCTATTAATACAAAAGATAAGCCAGAGAGCTACTATGTGTTAAGAGCGCAAACCTATTATCAGCTAAAAGACTACCAGCAAGGCCTTAACTATATAACGCAAGCTATTACACTAAGTGACAGCGAAGGCAAAGTACCAAAAGAGAACTGGCTAGTATTACAGCGTGCTATGTACTACTCACTTAATCAAACTGATAAAGTAGTAAAGGTACTAGAGCGCATGGTTAAGCTGTATAACAAACCAGAATACTGGGTGCAGTTAGCAGGTATGTATGGTGAAACAGGTCAAGAAAAACAACAACTAGCAATTATTGAAGCGGCATATCAGCAAGGCTTTTTAACCTCCAAGTCAGATTTACGCCAATTAGCCCAGGTGTATTTATACAATGGCTTGGCTTATAAAGCAGCCATAGTGATGAGTAAAGCAATTGAGGCAGGAATAGCAGAGCAAACCGCTAAAAACTATGCCTTTGTAGCTGAAGCCATGATCCAAGCTAAAGAAGATGCGCAATCGATTAAATACTTTGTAAAAGCGGCGCAGTTATCAAGCAGTGGTAACTACGATCAGCGCTTAGCACAAGTGTATGTAAATACAGAGCAATATGAAGAAGCTGCCGACTCTGCGCGTAAAGCACTTGATAAAGGCAACCTTGATTTTGAATCAAACGCATTTGTAGCTTTGGGCATGGCACAGTTCAATTTACAAAACTTTGATGCCTCTATTTTAGCGTTTGAACAAGCGCAAATACATAAAAAGTCGCAGCGCTTAGCCAAGCAATGGATTAAATATGTAAAGCGCGAAAAAATACATGCTGAAACCCTAAAAACAGCATTACTTTAA
- a CDS encoding TonB-dependent receptor domain-containing protein, which translates to MKHQKQFKTNLITLSLLSLFSSFNSFAEQAQEIINEEAIEEVVATGTRLKGSASAVIDERKNQAFVADIMGSEQISRTGDSDAASALRRVTGLSLVNDKFIYVRGLGERYSSVRLNGAVVPSPDLTRNVIPLDIFPSSIIESLAVQKAYSPNMPAAFGGGDVNIRTKSIPSDTLFKVEIGASYKDTNDEGYTYNGGSDDWLGKDDGTRALPGAVKTALNTYINGLSDISYRNIRDVESRRQGTDIGQAAAIDLNKSLSKALPRDFGLEKESLNPDADIKAVYGDRFDNLFGLDGSFGFLASVAYENEWSNAEKFSAVLSSVDASEYECSKDDFTCYSATEKEVSTKHNIKLNSSLNLGYKIGGHDLTATYMMLRDTEDEASVSLYQEPSKSLSIDAGQLQRSHLTSFEERELEILQLRGMHNLEWSFLEGVGVDWQYTDSTATTSIPGELEVTVRDEYADGEYQRTFYNGSLGGNPYLYRFVELEDDVENWGVNINKVFYFENAEVEIAGGGYFVEKTRDYRTDFFNYRFSQTQSLDLAQSEEEALSIGSFFANDAVIDSTDLELLFQEPTADDYLAAQMIDAYYGSFDITFAQDWRLSGGVRYEDFRQVALAFSRSAFDPALLADKLSADAIKQASVMEDEYFTSLSMTYSQQSYQVRFGYGSTVVRPDLRELSPVQFQDPLTGYRTLGNPFLESSYLDNFDARIEFYMDNGDNYSVGAFYKDIDNPIEALLTESDGRFTLQFDNADTAYVYGIEAEWLTELHSDLLGGAFFTSGNLTVSDSEVEIAQEQRADLTNLKRRMTGHSKYVANLQLNYDSHDGMHQASVIYNVFGDRILAAGVNNFDDAYEQPLNSLDMVYSYYPTFNTTLTLKVKNMLGQNFEVEQNDVLIRSQETPRELSLSFSYEF; encoded by the coding sequence ATGAAACATCAAAAGCAGTTTAAAACTAATCTAATAACGTTATCTCTGCTCTCCCTTTTTTCTTCATTTAATTCTTTTGCTGAACAGGCACAAGAAATAATCAATGAAGAAGCGATAGAAGAAGTTGTTGCAACAGGTACACGCCTTAAAGGCAGTGCTAGTGCCGTAATTGATGAACGTAAAAACCAGGCATTTGTTGCTGATATAATGGGTTCAGAGCAAATATCTAGAACAGGTGATAGCGATGCCGCTTCTGCACTTCGCCGTGTTACAGGCTTATCGTTAGTTAACGATAAGTTTATTTATGTACGCGGTTTAGGTGAGCGTTACTCAAGCGTGCGTTTAAATGGCGCGGTTGTTCCAAGCCCAGATCTGACTCGAAATGTAATTCCACTTGATATTTTCCCATCAAGTATTATTGAATCTTTAGCTGTTCAAAAAGCCTATTCGCCTAATATGCCTGCGGCTTTTGGTGGTGGTGACGTTAATATCAGGACGAAAAGCATTCCAAGTGATACTTTATTTAAAGTTGAGATTGGTGCTAGCTATAAAGATACAAACGATGAAGGCTACACATACAATGGCGGCAGTGACGACTGGTTAGGTAAAGATGATGGTACACGCGCATTACCTGGAGCCGTTAAAACGGCGCTAAATACCTATATCAATGGCTTGTCTGATATCTCATACAGAAATATAAGAGATGTCGAGTCAAGACGTCAGGGGACTGATATTGGTCAAGCAGCTGCAATAGACTTAAATAAAAGTTTATCAAAAGCACTACCAAGAGATTTTGGCTTAGAAAAAGAAAGCTTAAACCCTGATGCAGACATTAAAGCTGTTTATGGCGACCGATTTGATAACTTATTTGGCCTAGACGGATCTTTTGGTTTCTTAGCATCAGTTGCTTATGAAAATGAATGGTCTAATGCAGAGAAGTTTAGCGCAGTACTTTCTTCTGTTGACGCATCTGAATATGAATGTTCAAAAGATGATTTTACTTGTTACTCTGCCACAGAGAAAGAAGTATCAACCAAGCATAATATAAAATTAAATAGCTCTCTAAATTTAGGTTATAAAATTGGCGGCCATGATTTAACAGCTACCTATATGATGCTACGAGATACTGAAGATGAAGCTTCTGTTTCGCTTTACCAAGAGCCTTCAAAGTCATTAAGCATTGATGCTGGGCAATTACAGCGAAGCCACTTAACCTCTTTTGAGGAACGGGAACTTGAAATACTTCAACTTCGTGGAATGCACAATTTAGAGTGGAGTTTTCTTGAAGGTGTCGGTGTAGATTGGCAATACACTGATTCAACAGCGACGACGAGTATACCCGGCGAGCTTGAAGTAACGGTGCGTGATGAGTACGCCGATGGCGAATATCAACGTACTTTTTATAATGGTAGCTTAGGTGGCAACCCTTATTTGTATCGATTTGTTGAGCTAGAAGACGATGTTGAAAACTGGGGCGTTAATATTAATAAAGTTTTTTACTTTGAGAACGCCGAAGTTGAAATCGCGGGTGGCGGCTATTTTGTTGAAAAAACGCGTGATTACCGCACAGACTTTTTTAACTATCGTTTTAGCCAAACACAGTCTTTAGATTTAGCACAAAGTGAAGAAGAAGCACTGTCAATTGGTAGTTTCTTTGCAAATGATGCTGTGATCGATTCAACGGATTTAGAGTTATTGTTTCAAGAACCTACAGCCGATGATTACTTAGCAGCGCAAATGATTGATGCTTATTATGGCTCTTTTGATATCACTTTTGCTCAAGATTGGCGTTTAAGTGGTGGTGTGCGTTACGAGGATTTCCGCCAAGTTGCCCTCGCTTTTTCTCGCTCAGCATTCGATCCTGCTTTATTGGCAGATAAATTAAGTGCAGATGCAATAAAACAAGCAAGTGTGATGGAAGATGAGTATTTTACTTCATTATCCATGACATACAGTCAGCAGTCGTACCAGGTTCGTTTTGGCTATGGCAGCACGGTTGTTCGTCCTGACTTGCGTGAGTTAAGCCCTGTTCAATTCCAAGATCCGTTGACCGGTTATCGAACGCTTGGTAATCCATTCTTAGAATCTAGTTACCTAGATAACTTTGATGCACGTATCGAATTTTATATGGACAATGGTGATAACTACTCAGTTGGCGCATTCTATAAAGATATAGATAACCCAATCGAAGCATTATTAACCGAAAGTGACGGCCGTTTTACGCTGCAGTTTGACAATGCAGATACAGCCTATGTTTACGGTATAGAAGCAGAATGGTTAACTGAGTTGCATAGTGATTTATTAGGAGGTGCTTTTTTTACTTCTGGTAATTTAACAGTAAGTGATTCAGAAGTTGAAATTGCACAAGAGCAGCGCGCTGACCTTACTAATCTAAAGCGACGCATGACTGGCCACTCAAAGTATGTTGCCAACTTACAATTGAATTACGATTCGCATGATGGCATGCACCAAGCTTCAGTTATTTATAACGTATTTGGTGACCGTATTTTAGCTGCGGGTGTTAACAATTTTGATGACGCTTACGAACAACCTTTAAACTCGTTAGACATGGTTTATAGTTACTACCCAACGTTCAATACTACATTAACACTTAAAGTGAAAAATATGTTGGGACAAAACTTTGAAGTAGAACAAAATGATGTGCTAATTCGTTCTCAAGAAACGCCTAGAGAGCTGAGTTTAAGCTTTAGCTATGAGTTTTAA